The Zingiber officinale cultivar Zhangliang chromosome 9A, Zo_v1.1, whole genome shotgun sequence genome window below encodes:
- the LOC122018604 gene encoding protein MONOCULM 1-like, protein MLGSLTSNTTAGGGGSEGSAGSCHQHDSNLHPAAGPIFSSFPARKLLIHCADLVHRGDLLASDRAVTLLLSAANAGADDATDRLVRQFCRALSLRIAGRPAAASSSAAYFLFNQIAPFLRFAHLTANQAILEAVAGRRRIHILDLDAHHGLQWPPLLQAIATAGGRPPSVRITGAGSDFETLRRTGDRLTAFARSFHLDFDFRPLLLLPKHRPHRPTTLDHLHLDHTETMAVNCVLFLHKLQKEEELLSFLTTLKAINPAVVTVAEREMPPPSNGSPNSIRQFAAAVEYYSAMFESLEATLPPSSRERSEVEHSWLGREIQTVVAGREVHCWSERWEIAMRTVGFRNIPPSRFAVSQGKMLLRLHYPAEGYEMEVVKEGFCFLGWKNKPLFSVSSWH, encoded by the coding sequence ATGCTCGGCTCATTGACGTCCAACACCACTGCAGGCGGCGGCGGCAGCGAAGGCAGTGCCGGTTCTTGTCATCAGCATGACTCCAACCTCCACCCAGCTGCCGGTCCAATTTTCTCTTCTTTCCCTGCGCGGAAGCTGCTCATCCACTGCGCCGACCTCGTCCACCGCGGCGACCTCCTCGCCTCCGACCGCGCCGTCACCCTCCTCCTCTCCGCCGCCAACGCCGGGGCGGACGACGCAACCGATCGCCTCGTCCGCCAGTTCTGCCGCGCCCTCTCTCTCCGCATCGCCGGCCGCCcagccgccgcctcctcctccgcTGCCTACTTCCTCTTCAACCAGATAGCCCCCTTCCTCCGCTTCGCGCACCTGACGGCGAACCAGGCCATCCTCGAGGCCGTCGCCGGCCGCCGGCGCATCCACATCCTCGACCTCGACGCTCACCACGGCCTGCAGTGGCCGCCGCTCCTCCAGGCCATCGCGACGGCCGGCGGCCGTCCCCCTTCGGTTAGGATCACCGGCGCGGGGAGCGACTTCGAAACCCTCCGACGCACCGGCGATCGCCTCACTGCCTTCGCGCGTTCCTTCCACTTGGACTTCGACTTCCGacctcttctcctccttcccAAACACAGACCCCATCGCCCTACCACTCTCGACCACCTGCACCTCGACCACACCGAAACAATGGCGGTCAATTGCGTCCTCTTCCTCCACAAGCTTCAAAAGGAAGAAGAACTCCTCTCTTTTCTCACAACTCTCAAGGCGATCAACCCCGCCGTGGTGACTGTCGCCGAGAGGGAAATGCCGCCGCCATCCAACGGCTCCCCCAACTCCATCCGCCAGTTCGCCGCCGCCGTAGAGTACTACTCGGCGATGTTCGAGTCATTGGAGGCCACCTTGCCTCCGTCAAGCAGGGAGAGGTCAGAAGTGGAGCATTCATGGCTAGGCCGGGAGATTCAAACCGTGGTCGCTGGCAGGGAGGTCCACTGTTGGTCGGAAAGGTGGGAGATCGCAATGCGTACCGTAGGGTTTCGGAACATCCCTCCGAGCAGATTCGCGGTGTCGCAAGGTAAAATGCTGTTGCGGCTCCATTATCCGGCGGAGGGGTACGAGATGGAGGTGGTGAAGGAAGGGTTTTGCTTCTTGGGGTGGAAGAACAAGCCCCTCTTCTCAGTCTCCTCTTGGCACTAA